From a single Apium graveolens cultivar Ventura chromosome 2, ASM990537v1, whole genome shotgun sequence genomic region:
- the LOC141689305 gene encoding uncharacterized protein LOC141689305, producing the protein MAEFRAGFGVFLDYAYGHPKYVKEKNQIQCPCWKCKTNNYVDRDMVNYHLLVNGFMRNYEECWWAYGQKRDGSFTSNYSGSSSTYHMDEMVHDIAGQDFDWDQAREQPMNSDAKAFTKLLEEGREPLWYGCTKHTKLSGVTTLLNIKADHNISHEYFESLLKAIKSMLPDNEKLPDNFYYYKKMVKKLGLGYQKIDACPNGYRLKRLYMSSRPAEHMSWHAKSSAKDGELNHPTDGQAWKNFNKTHPRFTSEPRNVRLGLSTDGFNPFGHSAVPYSCWPVIVTPYNPPPWMCMKQPYMFLSLMIPGPTSPGKNLDVYLRPLIDELKVLWKDGIQTWDVSTQTNFNLRATLLWTISDFPAYGKTKGNDKARLDLKDICKRPALELRQSFNGKTVKPHARYTLSKKQVEDVCTWIKSLKLPDGYASNIARCATDKTPHGKLKGMKSHDCHVFLERVLPIAFRD; encoded by the exons ATGGCTGAATTTAGAGCCGGTTTCGGAGTATTTCTGGATTATGCGTATGGTCACCCGAAATATGTGAAGGAGAAGAATCAGATTCAATGTCCATGTTGGAAATGCAAAACAAATAATTACGTGGACAGAGACATGGTAAACTACCATTTGCTAGTTAATGGGTTTATGAGAAATTATGAAGAGTGTTGGTGGGCATATGGGCAGAAAAGAGATGGTAGCTTCACAAGTAATTATTCGGGCAGTAGCAGTACATATCATATGGATGAAATGGTTCATGATATTGCAGGGCAAGATTTTGATTGGGACCAAGCTAGGGAGCAACCTATGAATTCTGATGCCAAGGCCTTCACAAAGTTATTAGAAGAGGGGAGGGAGCCGTTGTGGTATGGTTGCACCAAACACACTAAATTATCTGGAGTGACAACATTACTTAACATCAAGGCTGATCACAACATCAGCCATGAGTATTTTGAGTCCCTCTTGAAGGCTATTAAGAGTATGTTGCCCGATAATGAAAAATTACCGGATAATTTTTACTATTACAAGAAGATGGTGAAGAAGTTGGGTCTTGGATACCAAAAGATTGATGCTTGTCCCAATGGTT ATCGGCTTAAAAGATTGTACATGTCCTCGAGACCTGCTGAACATATGAGTTGGCATGCGAAATCTTCGGCTAAGGATGGAGAACTAAATCATCCTACAGATGGACAGGCTTGGAAAAATTTTAACAAAACACATCCTCGATTTACTTCGGAACCCAGAAATGTAAGGCTTGGTTTGTCCACTGATGGTTTTAACCCTTTTGGCCACTCAGCTGTTCCGTACTCATGTTGGCCCGTTATTGTCACTCCTTATAATCCACCTCCTTGGATGTGTATGAAACAACCATACATGTTTCTCTCTCTCATGATTCCTGGTCCTACAAGCCCTGGAAAGAACTTAGATGTTTACTTGAGGCCTCTAATAGATGAGTTGAAGGTATTGTGGAAAGATGGAATACAAACTTGGGATGTTTCAACCCAAACAAATTTCAACCTTAGGGCAACGCTTTTGTGGACTATAAGCGACTTCCCAGCCTATG GAAAGACAAAAGGTAATGATAAGGCGCGTTTGGACTTGAAAGATATTTGTAAGCGTCCTGCATTAGAGCTTCGACAATCCTTTAATGGTAAGACTGTCAAACCGCATGCAAGGTACACTTTATCCAAAAAGCAAGTTGAAGATGTGTGCACGTGGATTAAGTCCCTGAAACTTCCGGATGGATATGCGTCAAACATTGCAAGGTGTGCGACGGATAAGACACCGCATGGGAAACTGAAAGGGATGAAGAGTCATGACTGTCATGTGTTTTTGGAAAGAGTCTTGCCTATAGCATTTCGGGATTAA